A single genomic interval of Pseudomonas sp. FeN3W harbors:
- a CDS encoding SPOR domain-containing protein, with protein MAARKKAAPKRGASRYQAPAKQAVPGWIWLVCGLVIGGFIMFLMSLEPGGEEVKRNKDAPKTAIKEQPKRTPASEQPTKPKYDFYTLLPESEVILPPETKQPEPPAKPVTPEEAAKIDEARAQAALNGQVPPPPPTVAKAPVTQFFLQAGSFRQQAEADRVRAQIILLGQDVRVENVKVRDEPWYRVLVGPYSSREQLNSAQKTLAASGYKNLLLQQRQAR; from the coding sequence GTGGCTGCAAGGAAGAAAGCCGCGCCCAAACGAGGCGCCAGCCGCTATCAGGCGCCCGCCAAACAGGCCGTACCAGGCTGGATCTGGCTGGTATGTGGCCTGGTGATCGGCGGATTCATCATGTTCCTGATGAGCCTCGAACCAGGTGGCGAAGAGGTCAAACGCAACAAGGATGCGCCCAAGACCGCGATCAAGGAGCAGCCCAAGCGCACGCCAGCCAGCGAGCAACCGACCAAGCCGAAGTACGACTTCTATACCCTACTGCCGGAGTCGGAAGTGATTCTGCCGCCGGAAACCAAGCAGCCAGAACCGCCGGCCAAGCCGGTAACACCGGAGGAAGCGGCCAAGATCGACGAGGCACGCGCCCAGGCCGCGCTCAACGGCCAGGTGCCACCACCGCCCCCAACGGTGGCCAAGGCGCCGGTGACGCAGTTCTTCCTGCAGGCCGGCTCGTTTCGCCAGCAGGCTGAGGCCGATCGGGTACGCGCGCAGATCATCCTGCTCGGCCAGGACGTACGTGTGGAGAACGTGAAGGTGCGCGACGAGCCCTGGTATCGCGTGCTGGTCGGACCGTACAGCAGTCGCGAGCAGCTGAACAGCGCACAGAAGACGCTAGCCGCCAGTGGTTACAAGAACCTGCTGCTACAGCAGCGCCAGGCACGCTGA
- a CDS encoding CDP-6-deoxy-delta-3,4-glucoseen reductase yields MKVTLQPSGAVLDVQPGERFLDAAKRLGYECPQSCRNGNCHICASLLVEGRVLQAGEVRDHGELLACLAEPLEDCVLLWDGVLAPGELPVRELSCQLSGDEEVGGDVVRLRLRLPAGRQPRYHAGQYLLLQREDGEWSAFSLASAPGSGRELELHVLAREASAIELLAFLRRQGYARIQLPFGDTHLAELPDGPLVLIAAGTGMAQMHSLIEYCRAAGFSHPVHLYWGVRHPEDFYQLPHWDEWQGMSNLHLHRVVSDICGWEGRCGMLHEAIREDFSDLKPLHIYASGSPSMVYGTLDALVEAGMDPHQMRADVFAYAPRES; encoded by the coding sequence ATGAAAGTTACCTTGCAGCCATCCGGTGCCGTGCTCGACGTGCAGCCCGGCGAACGATTTCTCGATGCCGCCAAGCGCTTGGGCTACGAATGCCCGCAGAGCTGTCGCAACGGCAACTGTCACATCTGCGCCTCGTTGCTGGTCGAAGGACGCGTGCTTCAGGCTGGCGAAGTGCGGGATCACGGTGAGCTGTTGGCCTGCCTGGCCGAGCCGCTGGAAGACTGCGTGCTGCTCTGGGATGGCGTGCTGGCGCCTGGCGAACTACCGGTGCGCGAGTTGAGCTGTCAGTTGAGTGGCGACGAAGAGGTCGGTGGCGATGTGGTGCGCCTGCGCTTGCGCCTGCCGGCTGGCCGGCAACCGCGCTATCACGCTGGTCAGTACCTGTTGTTGCAGCGGGAGGATGGCGAGTGGTCGGCTTTCTCTCTCGCCTCGGCACCCGGCAGTGGCCGCGAGCTCGAACTGCATGTGCTGGCTCGTGAGGCGTCCGCGATCGAGCTGCTGGCATTCCTGCGACGACAGGGGTATGCACGGATTCAGCTGCCATTCGGCGACACCCACCTGGCCGAGTTGCCGGATGGCCCTTTGGTATTGATTGCGGCGGGCACCGGCATGGCGCAGATGCACAGTCTGATCGAATATTGCCGGGCCGCAGGGTTCTCGCATCCGGTGCACTTGTACTGGGGGGTGCGCCATCCCGAAGACTTCTACCAGCTGCCGCACTGGGATGAGTGGCAGGGCATGAGCAATCTGCATCTGCACCGTGTCGTCAGCGATATCTGCGGTTGGGAGGGTCGCTGCGGCATGCTGCACGAAGCGATTCGCGAGGATTTCAGCGATCTCAAGCCGCTGCATATCTACGCCAGCGGTTCGCCGTCGATGGTCTATGGCACGTTGGACGCGCTGGTGGAGGCGGGGATGGACCCGCATCAGATGCGCGCTGACGTGTTCGCTTACGCGCCGCGGGAAAGTTGA
- the argS gene encoding arginine--tRNA ligase produces the protein MKDSIRHLIQQALVRLTDEGVLPAGLTPAIQVENTRDKSHGDFASNIAMMLAKPAGLKPRDLAEKLITALPQDAQISKVEIAGPGFLNFFQNSDALAGRLEAALADPHLSVRKAGAAQRVVIDLSSPNLAKEMHVGHLRSTIIGDAVGRVLEHLGDEVIRQNHVGDWGTQFGMLLAYLEEKPAAAESELSDLEQFYRTAKQRFDESAEFADRARELVVKLQAGDAQCLGLWTRFNDISLSHCQKIYDRLNVKLTPADVKGESAYNADLAGIVESLREKGLLTEDNGAQCVFLDEFKNAEGNPLPVIVQKAGGGYLYATTDLAAMRYRSQQLHADRVLYFVDQRQALHFQMAFEVARRAGFVHEGMQLEHMGFGTMNGADGRPFKTRDGGTVKLIDLLDEAEQRAYALVKGKNPDLDEAELRQIARAVGISAVKYADLSKHRTSDYRFNFELMLSFEGNTAPYLLYAYTRVASVFRKLGKGIDETAGQIQLEAEQELALAAKLAQFGEVLNSVSEKGEPHLLCAYLYDLAGLFSSFYEHCPILSAEQEEQKRSRLRLAALTGKTLKQGLELLGLETLERM, from the coding sequence CTGGCCAAGCCGGCCGGGCTGAAGCCGCGCGACCTGGCCGAGAAGCTGATCACCGCCCTGCCGCAGGACGCGCAGATCAGCAAGGTGGAAATCGCCGGACCAGGCTTTCTGAACTTCTTCCAGAACAGCGACGCCCTGGCCGGGCGCCTCGAAGCCGCCCTGGCCGATCCGCATCTTTCGGTGCGCAAGGCCGGCGCCGCGCAGCGCGTGGTGATCGACCTGTCGTCGCCGAACCTGGCCAAGGAGATGCACGTCGGCCACCTGCGCTCGACCATCATTGGTGACGCCGTCGGTCGCGTGCTCGAGCACCTCGGCGACGAGGTGATCCGGCAGAACCACGTCGGCGACTGGGGCACCCAGTTCGGCATGCTGCTGGCCTATCTCGAGGAGAAACCGGCCGCCGCGGAAAGCGAGCTGTCCGACCTGGAACAGTTCTATCGCACCGCCAAGCAGCGCTTCGATGAGTCCGCCGAGTTCGCCGACCGCGCCCGAGAACTGGTAGTGAAACTGCAGGCTGGCGATGCCCAGTGTCTGGGCCTGTGGACACGCTTCAACGACATCTCGCTGTCGCACTGCCAGAAGATCTATGACCGCCTCAACGTCAAGTTGACCCCGGCCGACGTCAAGGGCGAGAGCGCCTACAACGCCGACCTGGCGGGCATCGTCGAGTCCCTGCGCGAGAAGGGCCTGCTCACCGAGGACAACGGCGCGCAGTGCGTCTTCCTCGACGAATTCAAGAACGCCGAAGGCAATCCGCTGCCGGTGATCGTGCAGAAGGCTGGCGGCGGCTACCTCTACGCCACCACCGACCTGGCGGCCATGCGTTACCGCAGCCAGCAGTTGCACGCCGATCGTGTGCTGTATTTCGTCGACCAGCGCCAGGCCCTGCATTTCCAGATGGCCTTCGAAGTGGCCCGCCGCGCAGGCTTCGTGCATGAAGGCATGCAGCTGGAGCACATGGGCTTCGGCACCATGAACGGCGCCGACGGCCGCCCGTTCAAGACCCGCGACGGCGGCACGGTAAAGCTGATCGACCTGCTCGACGAAGCCGAGCAGCGCGCCTATGCCCTGGTCAAGGGCAAGAACCCGGATCTCGACGAGGCCGAGCTGCGCCAGATCGCCCGTGCCGTGGGCATCAGCGCGGTCAAGTACGCCGACCTGTCCAAGCATCGCACCAGCGATTACCGCTTCAACTTCGAACTGATGCTGAGTTTCGAGGGCAATACCGCGCCCTACCTGCTCTATGCCTACACCCGCGTGGCCAGTGTGTTCCGCAAGCTGGGCAAGGGCATCGACGAGACTGCCGGACAGATCCAGCTCGAGGCCGAGCAGGAACTGGCGTTGGCCGCCAAGCTCGCCCAGTTCGGCGAAGTGCTGAACAGCGTCAGCGAGAAAGGCGAACCACACCTGCTGTGCGCTTACCTGTACGATCTGGCCGGGCTGTTCTCCAGTTTCTACGAGCACTGCCCGATTCTCAGCGCCGAACAGGAAGAGCAAAAGCGGAGCCGGCTGCGCCTCGCCGCCCTGACCGGCAAGACCCTCAAGCAGGGCCTGGAACTTCTCGGCCTGGAAACTCTGGAGCGCATGTAA